The nucleotide sequence TTATCATATCTCCTTGATTCAGCGCGCATCACAATGGAAACACCACTGTCGCCCACCCAAGGTTCAAATCTCAATATCCAGACACCAGCTACTGCTCAGCGGTACGACTCCTATGAGGTACGAACAGTCTCTGCGGCCTCCGAATCACAGAGTCAGCCCTCTCAGGGATCATCCCCTTTCGTGTCTGCCCTCAACGATACTGCATTTTCCGATCAGGAGAACCATTCTCCCTCAAAATCACGACACTCCCGAGTCCTCTCCGGCGCAACTCTGTCACCGTTGAAGATCCTCACTGACCAGCGAGAGGTGAGAGATGGAAGACCAACAGATAGACTGAGCCCCAACGCTCGCAGCCCTAGGAAGGTGTCTCCCGAGAAGCGTTTTCCTGTTAAGATCAGCAACCCTCTCGACACAACCCGCGCCGCCTCACAAGAGAGCACGATGAGTCTAGAGGATGCAGTGCGGCAAAATGAAGGCCTCAAGCGCGCAATTGAGATCTTTGAAGATGAGCAGAGCGTCCTGGAAGACGGCCTGGACGATATGGACGTCACTACCGGCACCATCAACGTAAACCCTTCTGGAGAAATGGAGGTCGATGATTCCATGTGCCCTGACGATACAGCTATCAGTACCTTTAGTACCTTCTCAGCTGTGCCCAACCTAACCATGTTTGCCAAACTCGGCCAAAGTCCTACCAAGCTGTCCGATATGGGTGGCCTCACGCCTCGGGCAAACACACGAGGTGATCCCTCCCCATCACGAACGTCGCGAGCCAGAGCGAGACACGACTCGGGAAACACAACGAATCTTCTGGAATTCACAGAGCAGCTGCGTTTTCCTCAGAGATCACCCCAAAAGTCACTGGCCAAGGGCCGGCTTTCTCCATCTCGCACAGCACCTGATATGACTGCGACGCCTTCTCGTGGCGGATTTGCCAACCTCATCGACTTTGACATTCCCCCTATGCCCACACCTCGAAGCGTTCCCAGCATCACCGCGAGGGAACTCGAGTCTCTCAAATCAAACTTTCTGTCAGAGATCAGCTCACTCAAAGCTTCATTGAGCGGTAAGGAAGCCGAAGTGCAATCGCTCAAGGCCGCAGTTGGCGATGCAGAGAAGCGGGTGGGCGAGTCCCAGGAGCAGCTCCGCGAGGAACGCTCTATCAAAGAGCAACTTACTGCTGAGAAAGAAGGTTGGGAGAACCGCGGTCGTGAGATGGAACATGTCTTGCGGAAGGCCAAAGAAGAAATCGTGGAGAGCCAAAGAGAACAGGAAGAGCTCGAACAGAAGCTGGAAGAGAGTGAGAAGCGACGTGAGGCAGCCGAGATGTTGCACCAAGAGGCGGAGAGTAAGATGGCGGGTATGCGTGCCGGGAAAGACACCGACAAGTCGTCGCCCGAAAAGCCCAAGAGCCCAAACGACACCAATCACGAAGTTGAGATTGCAGTCGAGCGGGTGGCTCGTGAGCTTCATGCTCTTTATAAGAGCAAGCACGAATCTAAGGTTACTGCCCTGAAAAAGTCATACGAGACGCGGTGGGAGAAGCGTGTCCATGAGCTTGAAAGCAAGATCAGAGAACTTGTCGAGGAGAACGAACGTATGCGTGTCTGCCGAGACACAACAATGGTCAGAGTCGAGCCCGACAGCATCGAGGCCGACGAGCGCAAGGCCCAGGCAGTCCGAGACAGCGCAGCAATCAAGGAGTTGAATGCTGATATCCAACGACTTGAGGCAGTTGTCCATACAGTACAACTCGACAACGAGTCACTGCGCAGTATGCTGGAGAAGGAGCGCGTAGAGAAGGGAGAGCTTGTGCAACTTGCcgaggagatgatgagcatGCAGAGCTTTGTTGCGCAGACACCAAAGCCTCAGCCTCTGCCAcagcaacaagctcaacagcctcCGTCTGCGTCTCGTTACCCTTATGAGAGACAACATGACCGGGAGCCTGAGACTAAGACGCCAAAACGAAGTGCAGATCACTTTAGAAGCAGTGTCAGTCGTGCGTCAGGACTACGCGCGCCAGGTTCGGGACTCCGAGCACCTCACGAGCGAACAAAGAGCGCAGGTGGCTTGCCTCGTCCAGGTGCTATGGCCCGTAGCGGCATTATGAACTCCATTGAGAAGATGGGCAACtaccgaggacgaggagcagAGTAATGTTGGATGGGGAGAAACACGATGAGCCTCAAAGGGGCAGATGGACGCGAAACTAATGACACATAAAGCTGTATGACTGGAGCCTGTTTTTCTGCATAGCATATGCTCGGGGGATGCCGCGAGCTTGCTCTAGATTCCTGACATGACATTGTTTATTGACGTTTCTACGACTGATGGTCATGGGAGCCCGGCGTTGCATTTTACAATGGATGTTAGTTGTAGATTGGAGTTTCTTCTCGAACATAGTtgattttcttttccttcctgAGATTTGAAGCTTCTATCATGAGGCCGGATATAAAGTCGTCTTTGAGTAAATCATGAGATCCGTTAATATCAAGAGTTGCGATTATTTTTCTTATAAGAATCTCAGTTTATTTACACTCATATATCTCATTAAGGAAGCTTTCTTTagactaatatatatatatagtatttgcCCTGACAATGCCGTTCCTTGGCTTAGAGGCCATAAGCCTTCTTGGCCGTACCGCCAAAGATCATTGCGCGCTCTTCATCGCTCAGTGTAGCCATCCAACACATGCGTTCAACTATGCTGCACCATCGAGGCCAGGCATTGTCGGTGTTGACAGTACAGACAGGCCAGTCGCTGCCAAACATGATACGGCCGGGGCCAAAGGTGGCGAGGACAATACCGAGCCAACCGAGAGTAGCCTCGAAAATGTGGTTGGGGTCTTGGTTTCGTAGGGAGTCAGGCATCTCGGAGAAGCCACCGGAGAGCTTCATATAGACGTGAGAGTCTTTACTGAGGGTATAGACGGCAGTGCGCCAGGCGTGGAAGCTGGGATCTGATGTAAGGTTATAGATGCTGAAGTCGGGTTTGCAGAGGTGGTCTAAGGATAAACTGTTAGAATGAAGTAGGGGAAAAGAAGGGCTGCACGAACTTAGCACCAATGtgaccttctcctcctcaggaACACCATCGTGAACACGGTCAACAAATTCGATCACTTCATCGAGCTGCTTCTTTCCACGACGATGCTGATCAATGCCAACATCGAAGGTGAAGCCTCGTCGGCCGAGAAGCTTGACGGCCTCGATGAATTTATCGTCCAGCATAGTGCCATGAGGCTTGTCCTGCAGTAAGTAGCGGAACCCTTTGATCTTCGGCCAAGCATCGCCGGCCTCCTCTTTCACTCGATCAAGATAACGCTCTAGAACCTCAGGCCCGCTTGGCAACGGCGCCCATGGCACAATACCGAGGCATAACTTTGCATCCTCGGGGCTGTGGCCTTCTCCGTCGCGCGGCTGACCAAGCGCAACACGCTTGAGCCATGAGACCTCAGCCAAAGGCTGCTCCCAGCCGGAGCCATCGACTGCGCCAGACTCAACATCATTCTTGCGGTCTGTTTCGACAAAGACGAAGCCTAGGAGAGACGGTGCGGAAGAGGTAGCTTCGCGGTATTCTTCCAGGGAATGTTGGCCGGCAAGAGGTCCATCGGGGGTGTACCAGGCGAGGGAGTCGGTTTCGGCCGCTGGGTAGAGGTGAATGTGGGAGTCGATGATGGGGAGTATGATTTGCTCGTCGGACATATTTGCGTTGGGTGATGCTATACTTGAGATCGTGTGAAGTGAAGCTCGACGAATGAATGAAGGAAGTACGTGGAGcgtggttgaagaagaaattgAGACGCACTTAATGAGATTTGAGACAAATCACTGGTGATCTCAGGCCTCGTCTTACATAAAACCAGAGATACAATGCAATGTTATATGTAGAAAAGACGTTACAAGTACGGTGAACATGAGTTGTGATACTACCGCTGGGCAATACATGAATGTCCAATAGATGATAGGGAGTTACCCCGCCATAAGATTGGACCCTCGCCTCCTGAAggcctaaggtaggtaccctaccttagtaccttagCCTCCACTGTTAGAGGTGTAACATGATGGATGGGGAGTAACATTGAACCGAAAGACCGAAATCGATAGCTTTACCTAGTACATCACGTTGCTCTGTTACTCAAAGCCTCTTATCTCGTTTCATGAATAGATTCAATCGTCATCTATCCTAGACAGCTAAGCTATTTCACTCATTAAATCGTTGTTCATGACTGTCCTTGATCATCCACCTCATACTTCGTAATGGCTAGTCTGGACCTTCATCAATCGCCAGGCCCTGAACCACATCCAGATATTGTCTGCAAGAAACGGGATCTCATCATCAGGACAGATGAGATTTCTCATGCGTTGACATTGTTTGCTTCTGGGACAGCCTCTTTCGAGAACTCCCAGCTCACTCAGGAACCAACAGAGTGAGGAATAGAAATTACGTCTGCGCAGCCTTGAGAGGACTGCGCCGAACGGCCGCAGCATCGACCTAGCTAACGATCAACGCATCGTCGCGGTGGAACGTACGAGACCAGCTCGGCGTACCATCCACGTCTGACAGCGTGACGCAGGTCGGAACAGAGAAATGATTGCTGATATTACCACAACAACATAGGTCGAGTCATCCCGGCGCGAGTGCGCTGCCAGGGGATGCCCGATTCAAAGAATGAACGGCTAGAGGTTCTCTCAACCTGTTGCCACAGAGCCCTCCTCACACTGACGCATTTATGCGACCACGCCGTGGCGGCGAGAGCTGGTGCGCGAGACGGAGCCTTCTTCATACTCATACTCGTCTTCACTGCCACTAGAGCAGATGGAGTCACTATCGTCATCGTAGCCACAGCGGGATCCGCCGCAGTCGAGCTTGACACGCTCGCCCTTGCGAGTAATACCATAGCGCTCGCAAGTGCAAGAGCTGACGTCGGATCCGGGAGTGCTGTAGCCAGAGAGGGACGAGTTGGGTGAGGAGCTGTCGGAGCGGTAGGACAGAGAAGAACCACTGGAGGAGATTGGCGATGTGCTGAAGTCAGTGATGAACTCGTCCTCGATGTTGGCGCTGCCGAAGCGGTcggcaagctcctcaagttcctcatTGTCGTAGTAGGAAGCATCCAAGATGTGCTTAGTCGCATGGGGAGACATGGGCTTGGGGGCCTGGATCTGGGAGATTGATAGGGGGCGACCCTTGGGGATGTCAACTGAGAGCTTAGAGCTGTGGCGTGAGGATCGCGAGGATCGCgactccttgtc is from Fusarium musae strain F31 chromosome 4, whole genome shotgun sequence and encodes:
- a CDS encoding hypothetical protein (EggNog:ENOG41), translating into METPLSPTQGSNLNIQTPATAQRYDSYEVRTVSAASESQSQPSQGSSPFVSALNDTAFSDQENHSPSKSRHSRVLSGATLSPLKILTDQREVRDGRPTDRLSPNARSPRKVSPEKRFPVKISNPLDTTRAASQESTMSLEDAVRQNEGLKRAIEIFEDEQSVLEDGLDDMDVTTGTINVNPSGEMEVDDSMCPDDTAISTFSTFSAVPNLTMFAKLGQSPTKLSDMGGLTPRANTRGDPSPSRTSRARARHDSGNTTNLLEFTEQLRFPQRSPQKSLAKGRLSPSRTAPDMTATPSRGGFANLIDFDIPPMPTPRSVPSITARELESLKSNFLSEISSLKASLSGKEAEVQSLKAAVGDAEKRVGESQEQLREERSIKEQLTAEKEGWENRGREMEHVLRKAKEEIVESQREQEELEQKLEESEKRREAAEMLHQEAESKMAGMRAGKDTDKSSPEKPKSPNDTNHEVEIAVERVARELHALYKSKHESKVTALKKSYETRWEKRVHELESKIRELVEENERMRVCRDTTMVRVEPDSIEADERKAQAVRDSAAIKELNADIQRLEAVVHTVQLDNESLRSMLEKERVEKGELVQLAEEMMSMQSFVAQTPKPQPLPQQQAQQPPSASRYPYERQHDREPETKTPKRSADHFRSSVSRASGLRAPGSGLRAPHERTKSAGGLPRPGAMARSGIMNSIEKMGNYRGRGAE
- a CDS encoding hypothetical protein (EggNog:ENOG41), producing the protein MSDEQIILPIIDSHIHLYPAAETDSLAWYTPDGPLAGQHSLEEYREATSSAPSLLGFVFVETDRKNDVESGAVDGSGWEQPLAEVSWLKRVALGQPRDGEGHSPEDAKLCLGIVPWAPLPSGPEVLERYLDRVKEEAGDAWPKIKGFRYLLQDKPHGTMLDDKFIEAVKLLGRRGFTFDVGIDQHRRGKKQLDEVIEFVDRVHDGVPEEEKVTLVLNHLCKPDFSIYNLTSDPSFHAWRTAVYTLSKDSHVYMKLSGGFSEMPDSLRNQDPNHIFEATLGWLGIVLATFGPGRIMFGSDWPVCTVNTDNAWPRWCSIVERMCWMATLSDEERAMIFGGTAKKAYGL
- a CDS encoding hypothetical protein (EggNog:ENOG41), producing MSAVQLSFSLRVSSGVKTVHLLGSWDGYVGQLPLSKDKSSSKSGSWKGTFRFQNSTLEAGQRYWYYYIIDGYHVAHNPSVTSTIEPTTGRELNVLDVPTDSHKSSSHRSSSSKSSSKSSSSSSSKSSSKSSSHKSSSSSKSSSHSSKDKESRSSRSSRHSSKLSVDIPKGRPLSISQIQAPKPMSPHATKHILDASYYDNEELEELADRFGSANIEDEFITDFSTSPISSSGSSLSYRSDSSSPNSSLSGYSTPGSDVSSCTCERYGITRKGERVKLDCGGSRCGYDDDSDSICSSGSEDEYEYEEGSVSRTSSRRHGVVA